The following is a genomic window from Fulvia fulva chromosome 9, complete sequence.
TCGTCCGCAGGCTCGTGATATCCTCCGGTACCAGCCAGATGGTCGCGCCCATCTTTCTTGCGATCGAAATGGCGAGCTTGGCATTCGCGTATGCCTCCTCGTCTGATCGTCCAGTGGCCACGAGATCGTAGTCGACATACGAGCTCTTGATGCCGTTCAGCACGTCAAGAAGGTACACACCCGATGCAATTTGCTGGTCCTTGAAGCTCCGTACTTGCGATGAGCGACCACCTTTCTTGACGGTGTTGTTGGCCCACTGCACCATGTCCGAGTCGCTGATCTCGCGCTTACCGAGACGTTGTGCGAGTGCTGACAGAGTGTTTGTGATATCCTTGCGCATGAGTTGCCAGACCATTCCGAGTGTGAGAGTCCGCTGGCCGTCTGTGATGTCTGCACCTTGGATACCAACAAGCGAAAATCTATTCTGCTTGCCAATCTCCACTGCGTAGTTGGTGTTCTCGACCGCCTTGAATCGTGACATACCCGACTTGATCGTCAGGTATTGCTCATCCTCGTCCTGGCTCACAGGTGTGACGGCATTGGCTGGTGGCTTGTTGACGTGTCTCCAGTTCACGCTGCCCTGGATAACCTTGTCGTATGCTTGTAGCAGAATGATGCCGTCCTTGAGATCGTCGAAGAATGATGTGACAGTTGGCTTGACGTCCATCGAGTTGAGCCATAGAGTGAACACACGTGCTTCGCGCTCGCCCTCTGCGTCGAAGTCGTCGATCTCTGCCTTCTCTTCCTCTGTGATCGGGTCCAGACCTGGGTGGTTGTTGAAGAGGTTTGCGACGAATGCAAGGTTGAGCTTCGGGTTGCCTGCCGCGAGTGACTTTGGTGTCAAGAACTTGCGGCACGGAGGATCGAGGCGGTCGGCGTTTTGGAGGACTTGCTCGGCTCGTTGCTGTAGGTCGGAGGTCTGGAGAGGTGATCGCGAGCAGACATTGGGTGCGAGCTGGTTGAGCAGGACAGTATAGTTTTCCGCGTCCTTGACATCGCTCGAGAAGTTTTGTACTCTGCTGCCATTTAGTACTAGAACAATGCTGCGGATTATGTTAGTGCTTACCTCCTGTTCCAACCAGCGTTCTTCAAGTGGTAGTTGAACCATCTCAGCAGGATCTGCTCGGGAGGGAGTCGCAAAAACTGCTCCAATGTCTCACCGTCTTCAAGCAAGCGGTAAAGCTCAGGGTGGAGCTTGATGTCGATCTTGCCCAGCAGACCTCTACGGATGATCTGCCATATCAGACCCAGCACGAGATGCTCGCGGACCTCAATAATATCTCCAGCGCCAATGTTGACCACAGAGCAGCCAATCCCCTTGGAGGACTCAATGACAATGTTGTTGTTCTCCGTCATGTGGAAAGCGTTCAGCTTCTTGATCTTCTTGCCCTCTCTGTTCAGCACCCGCTCGTCGATGGTGTCCGGCACGCTGTCGTTGATGAGCTTGGCTAGCACGAGACCGTCTCTGCAGGAGTCGAACATCTCGAAGGTGTCGAGTGGGAAGGGCAAGAGGTGGCCAATGTCTGCATCGCCGGCCAGAACCGCGTTGATGTGCGAGGTGAAGGCGGTGCGCTCGTCCTCGTTGATGGTGTGCTGCGAGCTGCCTGTTGCTCCTCCGACCGTGATTCTGCCTGGCTTTTGCTGTGCGCCGCCCCCAGTGCCTTGACTCTGTAGTGCGCCGGCGGGAGCGGCTCGACCCTGGTGAGGCTGCGCGGCATTACTAAAGCCTCGCGATCTCTGCTGGGCAGGACTGCTCTGTCGTAGCCGCGCAATCAGATCGACATAGTCGTCGAGCTCCACACGCCTCGAACTGTCCAGCTCGACCTCTTTCAGCGCCTGTCTCACCACATCGTACGGCTGTCGCTCGGTGCCTTGGGCTGACTTGATGGCCGTCGCCTCGTCTACGTAGCCCTTGTCGTCGACGTCGAGTTTGCGAAAGGCATCGCTGAGCCCGTAGATCTCGGATTGCGGGAACTGGGGGTATTTCTGGGAGAGAGTGTTAGCTGAACACTCTTCCACGTGCTCATAGCACAACCGCTAGCCAGCTTTTCTGGGCGGCAGTACCTTTTGTAGCTTGAGTACGTTCATGGTCGAAAGCAATCGCTGTACGGTATGGACTGTCGTGGAGAAGGCAAGCTGAGGAAAGCGGTGGTGGAATGTGGAATCAGGCGATATGTTGCAGCCTGCCGGGCAATTGCGCGTTCAATGTGCCATCCGGACTTCCCTTCACAAGTGACGTGTGTCGGAACCACACAGCCCACTTCCGGTGCAACGTTGATCCGGCCGGAGTACTGATGTCAAACCCGCCAAGTGCTCCAGCGAGCAAAGGGCCGAAGAGGACGACGTCTACCTCGCTGGACTCTGGAAGAACGATCCGATCAACCAGTTTCCCGGGGTTGAATCAACTGGGTTGAAGACAACAATCTGTGTCCGGAGTTCCGCACGACAGGCTACATCGCCCCAAGCAGGAGTTGGGTATCGCACCCTCACCCTAGGGGCGTCACCTTCAATCATGCCTCCACAACACCATATACGCCAGAACTCGACTCACACGAATGTGTGCCCAGCAGGCACAACCCGTTCGGGCAGGTCCCCTCTGGACATCTCACACTTCGTGGCTATCACTGCCGAGCTAAGCTCGACGCAACATGGCAGTCCTCGCACCGCGGCATTGGTACCAACATCGCTCTTCGAAACGACTCTCCATTGAGCTTCATAGCCCGCGACTCCGACGCAACAGATTCGAGACTCCTGTGCACTTGTGCGCGCTGCAGCTGGCTGACTCGCGATCAGTCGCCAGACGTTGATGCCAGCATCAATTTCACCAACTACGAGACCACAGGTGCAGTCCTACTCTTCTGGCTTACGGACCGTAAATGTTTGGTCCTTGGAACATTTGCTTCTCACGACGATAATCACATCCGACTGGGTATCTCGTTTCGTAACGACAACGACAAAGGCATTCACCTTGACGGTGAGGGCTACTGGGTGCAGAATGTGGAACTCGCGAGAGATGTTCCAGGCGCGGTTCTGGCCGACGTTCGGATCGTATAGGTCTCTGGTTGCTGCGGTTTGACAGGTCATTATGACCTCCCAAATAGGCTGCTGTTTACTGGGATATAGCCGCCGGGCCCTGCCGCTTCCTGGGGGTGATCTGCGCACCTGCAGGCCCCAGGAAGACCAAACGCCGTTTAAGTTCAACGCCTGCTCTCTCTTTCCCATCGCCCTTATTATACTGTTGCACATCGATTCGAATCTCCAAATTGACTTCTTTGTTTGATTCATTGCGCGACGGCTCTACTGATACAGTGACATGACCTGTGTATGAGTCTCCACGATCCGGTGATTCAGAACAGGATAGAACGACCTAGCTTCTCGCAATGGCGGACGACTTCTACAAGAATCCGGAGGCTATGCTACGAGCCTTGGGTATGTTCTCAAGAAGATGAGGCAGCAAGTTTTCGCCCAAAA
Proteins encoded in this region:
- a CDS encoding Fimbrin produces the protein MNVLKLQKKYPQFPQSEIYGLSDAFRKLDVDDKGYVDEATAIKSAQGTERQPYDVVRQALKEVELDSSRRVELDDYVDLIARLRQSSPAQQRSRGFSNAAQPHQGRAAPAGALQSQGTGGGAQQKPGRITVGGATGSSQHTINEDERTAFTSHINAVLAGDADIGHLLPFPLDTFEMFDSCRDGLVLAKLINDSVPDTIDERVLNREGKKIKKLNAFHMTENNNIVIESSKGIGCSVVNIGAGDIIEVREHLVLGLIWQIIRRGLLGKIDIKLHPELYRLLEDGETLEQFLRLPPEQILLRWFNYHLKNAGWNRRVQNFSSDVKDAENYTVLLNQLAPNVCSRSPLQTSDLQQRAEQVLQNADRLDPPCRKFLTPKSLAAGNPKLNLAFVANLFNNHPGLDPITEEEKAEIDDFDAEGEREARVFTLWLNSMDVKPTVTSFFDDLKDGIILLQAYDKVIQGSVNWRHVNKPPANAVTPVSQDEDEQYLTIKSGMSRFKAVENTNYAVEIGKQNRFSLVGIQGADITDGQRTLTLGMVWQLMRKDITNTLSALAQRLGKREISDSDMVQWANNTVKKGGRSSQVRSFKDQQIASGVYLLDVLNGIKSSYVDYDLVATGRSDEEAYANAKLAISIARKMGATIWLVPEDITSLRTRLIVTFMGSLMATAERLGV